The sequence TACAAAATTTATCTTTTTCGCTTCTCTACTAATAATTTAGACCACCTCTTAAATAGAACTCAACCAAGAATGGTTACCCCTGCTAAAAGTTCAGACACTATCTTTCTCTTTTATGGGAAATCCTGACACTCAATTCTACTATTCTACACAGGACATTATCTGAAATACCTTGGCAGAGATACTGGATTTTACTTTTTTTTGGATACTATTTTGTTGTAAACTTGCAGCAAATTCTGACCCGACCTTTACGATTACATGAAAAAAATACTTTTCCTTGACCGTGATGGCACTATTATCGTAGAGCCACTTCCCGACCGCCAGATTGATTCTCTCGAAAAACTTGAGTTTATCCCCAAAGCAATCAGCAACCTGCGCAAGATTGCTGAAGAAACAGATTATATACTCGTTATGGTGACCAATCAGGATGGCTTAGGAACAGCTTCTTTTCCAGAAGATACATTCTGGCCTGCCCATAACAAAATGTTGCAAACATTGGCTGGTGAAAATATCCATTTTACTGCCATTCATATAGATCGTAGTTTTGATCATGAAAACCTGCCTACCCGTAAGCCTGGTATTGGTATGCTCACAGAATACCTCACAGGTGAGTACGATCTAGCTAATTCCTATGTAATTGGAGATCGTCCGACAGATGTAAAACTTGCTCACAACCTGGGTACTAAAGCTATCTTTTTTGGTACAGACACCCAGTTCCAGACCGACTCTATTGTAGAGTTAAGTACAGACAACTGGGATGAAATCTATAAATTATTGCGATTACCGGCTCGTAAAGCAGAAATTACCCGTAATACCAAAGAAACTCAGATCTCCATCAGCCTGAATCTGGATGGTACAGGTAAAAGTGATATGCATACAGGAATCGGGTTCTTTGATCATATGCTGGATCAGCTAGCTAAACATTCAGGAGCAGATTTATCTATCCACGTAGCAGGTGATTTACATATTGATGAACATCATACCATTGAAGATACGGCACTGGCACTTGGTGAAGCATACCTAAAAGCATTGGGAGATAAACGTGGCACAAATCGTTATGGATTCTTGTTACCCATGGATGAAGCTCTGGCTCAAGTAGGAATAGACTTTTCCGGACGTCCCTGGCTGGTATGGGACGCAGACTTTAAACGGGAGAAGATCGGAGAAATGCCAACAGAGATGTTTTTTCACTTCTTTAAGTCTTTCTCAGATACAGCCAAATGTAATCTGAATATTAAAGTAGAAGGGGACAACGAACATCATAAGATTGAAGCCATTTTCAAAGCATTCGCCAAATCCATTAAAATGGCAGTAGCCAGAGACATAAAGAACCTGGAAATTCTGCCTAGTACAAAAGGAGTATTATAACTTTTGCAGGAAAAGGAGCTTTTCCATGTAAAGTATACAGCATTTCACTTTTTTAAGTAA is a genomic window of Xanthocytophaga agilis containing:
- the hisB gene encoding bifunctional histidinol-phosphatase/imidazoleglycerol-phosphate dehydratase HisB; translated protein: MKKILFLDRDGTIIVEPLPDRQIDSLEKLEFIPKAISNLRKIAEETDYILVMVTNQDGLGTASFPEDTFWPAHNKMLQTLAGENIHFTAIHIDRSFDHENLPTRKPGIGMLTEYLTGEYDLANSYVIGDRPTDVKLAHNLGTKAIFFGTDTQFQTDSIVELSTDNWDEIYKLLRLPARKAEITRNTKETQISISLNLDGTGKSDMHTGIGFFDHMLDQLAKHSGADLSIHVAGDLHIDEHHTIEDTALALGEAYLKALGDKRGTNRYGFLLPMDEALAQVGIDFSGRPWLVWDADFKREKIGEMPTEMFFHFFKSFSDTAKCNLNIKVEGDNEHHKIEAIFKAFAKSIKMAVARDIKNLEILPSTKGVL